Proteins found in one Oncorhynchus tshawytscha isolate Ot180627B linkage group LG25, Otsh_v2.0, whole genome shotgun sequence genomic segment:
- the LOC112224028 gene encoding collagen alpha-3(IX) chain — protein MSTFANSVKRTCAAVCPLYGDVPLGAPGPSGQKGPPGPPGGDGIAGVNGEIGQPGFYGEVGDAGQQGQPGDQGDQGDKGAEGHGLPGYIGDQGPKGQRGRPGRAFNGTPGQEGERGHVGRPGLRGHPGLRGVPGVCQTTGCALLNNNTTNGSPQNAPQRLRRHP, from the exons ATGTCCACCTTTGCCAACTCGGTGAAAAGGACGTGTGCCGCCGTGTGCCCACTCTATGGAGACGTCCCCTTGGGTGCCCCCGGTCCCTCTGGACAAAAGGGACCCCCGGGACCTCCA GGTGGTGATGGTATTGCCGGTGTGAATGGAGAGATCGGACAACCAGGATTCTATGGGGAGGTAGGAGACGCAGGCCAACAAGGACAGCCAG GGGATCAAGGAGATCAAGGAGATAAGGGAGCAGAGGGCCATGGCCTACCTGGCTACATCGGGGACCAGGGACCAAAGG GCCAACGTGGAAGACCTGGCAGAGCCTTCAATGGCACACCAGGACAAGAGGGCGAGAGAGGCCATGTAGGCCGGCCTGGACTGAGAGGTCACCCAGGACTACGAGGAGTCCCAGGCGTGTGTCAGACCACTGGGTGCGCTCTGctaaacaacaacacaaccaaCGGATCACCTCAGAATGCACCCCAGAGGTTGAGAAGACACCCATAG